From one Desulfurobacterium thermolithotrophum DSM 11699 genomic stretch:
- a CDS encoding pyridoxine 5'-phosphate synthase: MRKRIRLGVNIDHVATVRNARRTFEPDPVHAAVIADLAGADQITLHVREDRRHVNERDLKLIKEVIHSRVNLEMAATEEMVSLAIQVKPHQVTLVPEKREEITTEGGLDVAGQKEKIEETVKRLKSAGIVVNLFIDPDEEQIRAAKEVNADAVELHTGRYAEAFNEKKEKEIKEEIERLKRAAKLGKELGLKVYAGHGLTYKNVKPIADIPEIEELNIGHSIVANAVLKGLKEAVQEMIRIINS, from the coding sequence ATGAGAAAAAGAATAAGACTTGGGGTTAACATAGACCATGTAGCTACAGTTAGAAACGCAAGAAGAACTTTTGAACCAGATCCCGTTCATGCAGCAGTCATTGCAGATCTTGCAGGAGCTGATCAAATAACACTTCATGTAAGAGAAGATAGAAGGCATGTAAACGAAAGAGATTTAAAGCTAATAAAAGAAGTAATTCACTCAAGAGTAAACCTTGAAATGGCAGCAACAGAAGAAATGGTAAGTCTTGCTATCCAAGTAAAACCTCACCAAGTAACTCTTGTTCCTGAAAAGAGAGAAGAAATAACAACCGAAGGTGGACTTGATGTTGCTGGCCAAAAAGAAAAAATAGAGGAAACTGTGAAAAGACTAAAAAGTGCTGGAATAGTAGTTAACCTTTTTATAGATCCTGATGAAGAGCAGATAAGGGCGGCCAAAGAAGTCAATGCAGATGCAGTTGAACTTCACACAGGTCGTTATGCAGAAGCTTTTAATGAGAAAAAGGAAAAGGAAATAAAGGAAGAAATTGAAAGATTAAAAAGAGCAGCAAAATTAGGGAAGGAATTAGGCTTAAAAGTCTACGCCGGTCACGGGCTTACTTACAAAAATGTTAAACCTATAGCTGATATTCCAGAAATTGAAGAATTAAACATAGGTCACTCAATAGTAGCTAATGCTGTCTTAAAAGGTTTAAAAGAAGCAGTTCAAGAAATGATAAGGATAATTAACTCTTAA
- the acpS gene encoding holo-ACP synthase codes for MLLSCGVDIVSIKRVEKLLERYGDRFIKKVFPEGIEYCYQKRKGELAGCIAARFALKEAIIKALSGIEKKVTLSEIVIIGGGKNLEVKLKNHKEIQLIYSISHEKDYAVAMVNVIKLK; via the coding sequence ATGCTTTTATCGTGTGGAGTGGATATTGTATCTATAAAAAGAGTGGAAAAACTTCTTGAAAGGTATGGAGACCGATTTATCAAAAAAGTCTTTCCGGAAGGAATAGAGTATTGCTATCAAAAAAGAAAAGGAGAATTAGCAGGTTGTATTGCTGCCCGCTTTGCTCTTAAGGAAGCTATTATTAAAGCACTGTCAGGAATTGAGAAAAAAGTAACTTTAAGTGAAATAGTCATTATTGGAGGGGGAAAGAATTTAGAAGTAAAGCTGAAAAATCACAAAGAAATTCAGCTAATCTATAGCATATCCCACGAAAAAGATTATGCCGTTGCAATGGTTAACGTTATCAAACTTAAATAA
- the rpe gene encoding ribulose-phosphate 3-epimerase: MPLLAPSILSANFANLERDIKEVELGGADLLHIDVMDGRFVPNITIGIPVVESIKDVTKLPLDVHLMIVEPEKYILDFAKAGADWISFHFEAAVHHHRIVSMIKELDKKAGIVINPSTPVFLLEEILPFVDFVLVMSVNPGFGGQKFIETSVEKIKKLKRICEEKGLEVKIEVDGGIKIDNVQRVLQAGASIVVAGSAVFNGNIKENVKKFKEKFKNFSEVK; this comes from the coding sequence ATGCCACTTCTTGCTCCTTCTATTCTTTCAGCAAACTTTGCAAATCTTGAGAGAGATATAAAAGAAGTTGAGCTTGGGGGAGCAGATCTTCTTCATATTGATGTTATGGATGGCAGATTTGTGCCAAATATAACTATTGGTATTCCGGTGGTTGAATCTATCAAAGATGTAACAAAACTTCCCTTAGATGTTCATCTTATGATAGTTGAACCAGAAAAATATATTTTAGATTTTGCAAAAGCTGGTGCAGACTGGATATCTTTCCACTTTGAGGCAGCGGTTCATCACCACAGGATAGTTTCAATGATTAAAGAGCTTGATAAAAAGGCGGGGATAGTCATAAATCCTTCTACTCCTGTTTTTCTTCTTGAGGAAATTCTTCCATTTGTAGATTTTGTTTTGGTTATGTCTGTTAACCCTGGTTTTGGAGGACAAAAGTTTATAGAAACTTCTGTTGAAAAGATAAAGAAACTGAAAAGAATATGTGAAGAAAAAGGACTTGAAGTAAAAATAGAAGTTGATGGAGGAATTAAAATAGACAATGTTCAAAGAGTACTCCAAGCAGGAGCTAGTATAGTAGTTGCAGGTTCAGCAGTGTTTAACGGTAATATCAAGGAAAATGTAAAAAAATTTAAAGAAAAATTTAAAAATTTCTCGGAGGTAAAATGA
- a CDS encoding type II secretion system protein has product MFKKGFTLLEVIIAVAIAGMAFSVFLILSGRIAETSVLSLKNTLSTIAAHNLLDETVYMGKSNRDTYILNYKIKAKQDFEELMGYRIVKVQAGTEDNEMMVELYEAR; this is encoded by the coding sequence ATGTTTAAAAAAGGTTTTACGCTTCTTGAGGTTATTATTGCTGTAGCAATCGCAGGGATGGCTTTTTCAGTATTTCTTATTTTATCTGGAAGAATAGCAGAAACTTCAGTACTTTCTTTGAAAAATACTCTTTCTACTATAGCTGCTCACAATTTGCTTGATGAAACAGTTTATATGGGAAAAAGTAATAGAGATACTTATATTCTTAACTACAAGATTAAAGCTAAGCAAGACTTTGAAGAACTAATGGGATATAGAATTGTGAAGGTTCAAGCAGGAACTGAAGATAACGAAATGATGGTAGAGCTCTATGAAGCCCGCTAA
- the purB gene encoding adenylosuccinate lyase: MIPRYTLPEMGAIWDEQNKLRNWLKVEVAAAESWAELGKLPKDAIEKIKEKVKPFLEGEKDFDIKRINEIEEVTNHDVIAFLTYIKEVVGDEAKYLHFGMTSSDMLDTAFALQIKQAGELLLKDIEKVMEAIKKRAFEHKMTVMIGRTHGIHAEPITFGLKLAIWYDEMKRNYERLQAAVKRAAVGKISGAVGTFANIDPRVEEMTCERLGIGYAKASNQVVQRDRHAEFLAAMALTASSIEKFATEIRHLQRTEVREVEEPFRKGQKGSSAMPHKRNPILSERLCGLARVVRSASIVGMENIPLWHERDISHSSTERTIFPDACIALDYMLQKFANLMENLVVYPENMMKNLNLLRGLVFSQRVLLTLIEKGGLSREDSYAIVQENAMKVWNEGADFKELLKADERVRKVLTEEEIDEIFDLSYHTKNVDYIFKRVFGE; the protein is encoded by the coding sequence ATGATACCAAGATATACTCTTCCAGAAATGGGAGCTATTTGGGATGAACAAAATAAGCTAAGAAATTGGCTGAAGGTAGAAGTTGCAGCAGCTGAAAGCTGGGCTGAACTTGGGAAACTGCCTAAAGATGCTATTGAGAAAATAAAAGAAAAAGTAAAACCTTTTCTTGAAGGTGAAAAAGATTTTGACATCAAGAGAATAAACGAAATAGAAGAGGTTACAAATCACGATGTTATTGCTTTTCTTACCTACATAAAAGAAGTTGTAGGAGACGAAGCAAAGTACCTTCATTTTGGTATGACTTCTTCTGATATGCTTGATACAGCTTTTGCTCTCCAAATAAAACAGGCAGGAGAGCTCCTTCTAAAAGATATAGAAAAGGTAATGGAAGCTATAAAGAAACGTGCTTTTGAACATAAAATGACAGTCATGATAGGTAGAACCCACGGAATTCACGCTGAACCAATTACTTTTGGTTTAAAACTTGCTATCTGGTACGATGAAATGAAGAGAAACTACGAAAGGCTCCAAGCTGCTGTTAAAAGAGCGGCAGTTGGAAAGATATCAGGAGCTGTTGGAACATTTGCAAACATTGACCCAAGAGTTGAAGAGATGACCTGTGAAAGGCTTGGAATTGGATACGCAAAGGCTTCAAACCAGGTAGTTCAAAGAGATAGACACGCTGAATTCTTAGCCGCAATGGCCTTAACAGCATCTTCCATTGAAAAGTTTGCAACAGAAATTAGACACCTTCAAAGAACAGAAGTCAGGGAAGTTGAAGAACCATTTAGGAAAGGACAAAAAGGTTCGTCTGCTATGCCTCACAAAAGAAATCCAATTCTATCTGAAAGACTCTGCGGACTTGCAAGAGTTGTAAGAAGTGCTTCAATCGTTGGAATGGAAAACATTCCACTCTGGCATGAAAGAGACATTTCTCACTCTTCAACAGAAAGAACGATCTTTCCAGATGCGTGTATAGCTCTTGACTACATGCTTCAAAAGTTTGCAAATCTAATGGAAAATCTTGTAGTTTACCCCGAAAACATGATGAAGAACTTAAATCTTTTAAGAGGACTTGTTTTCTCACAAAGAGTTCTTCTTACCCTTATTGAAAAAGGCGGACTTTCAAGAGAAGACTCTTATGCAATTGTTCAGGAAAACGCGATGAAGGTCTGGAATGAGGGAGCAGATTTTAAAGAACTTCTTAAAGCTGATGAAAGAGTTAGAAAGGTTTTAACTGAAGAAGAAATCGACGAGATATTTGATCTTTCCTACCATACAAAAAATGTTGATTACATTTTCAAAAGAGTTTTTGGAGAGTAA
- a CDS encoding ribose-phosphate diphosphokinase, whose protein sequence is MKQVKLITGSSNPQLARAISGNLGIPLADVTVGRFSDGEVQVVINESVRDCDVYIIQSLCYPANDNIMELLLIADALRRASAGRITAVIPYYAYGRQDRKVNPRDPISAKLLADILTVSGINHVVVIDLHARQVEGFFDIPVDHLQARPVLSEYFLSVGLGGDDTVVVSPDIGGVARARNFAKVLGSPIAIIDKRRPKPNVAEVMNIIGEVEGKRAVIIDDIIDTAGTIVNAARAIKERGAKEVYTACTHPVFSGPAVERLSEAVKEGVIKEVVVTDTIPLREKFEGVKVLSVSGMIAEAIRRIHFGKSISRMFDF, encoded by the coding sequence ATGAAACAGGTCAAACTTATAACTGGAAGTTCAAATCCCCAGCTTGCAAGGGCTATTTCTGGTAATCTTGGAATACCTCTTGCAGACGTAACAGTTGGACGATTTAGTGATGGAGAAGTTCAGGTAGTAATAAATGAAAGTGTCAGAGATTGTGATGTTTATATCATTCAATCTCTTTGCTATCCTGCTAATGACAATATCATGGAACTTCTTTTAATAGCTGATGCTCTAAGAAGAGCTTCTGCTGGAAGAATTACAGCTGTTATACCTTACTATGCATACGGAAGACAGGATAGAAAGGTAAATCCTAGAGACCCAATTAGTGCTAAGCTTTTAGCAGATATACTCACTGTTTCTGGAATAAATCATGTCGTCGTTATAGATCTTCACGCTAGGCAAGTAGAAGGGTTTTTTGATATTCCAGTTGACCATCTTCAAGCAAGACCTGTTTTAAGTGAATACTTCCTTTCTGTAGGACTTGGAGGTGATGATACTGTTGTTGTATCTCCAGATATAGGTGGTGTAGCAAGAGCAAGAAATTTTGCAAAAGTATTGGGTTCTCCAATAGCAATAATTGACAAAAGAAGACCTAAACCAAATGTTGCTGAAGTTATGAACATCATAGGTGAAGTAGAAGGGAAAAGAGCAGTAATCATTGATGACATCATAGATACAGCCGGAACAATTGTTAACGCTGCAAGAGCTATTAAAGAAAGAGGTGCAAAAGAAGTCTATACAGCTTGTACTCATCCTGTATTTTCAGGTCCTGCAGTTGAAAGACTTTCAGAAGCAGTTAAAGAAGGAGTTATAAAAGAAGTCGTCGTAACAGATACAATTCCTTTAAGAGAAAAATTTGAAGGAGTAAAAGTTTTATCTGTTTCTGGAATGATTGCAGAAGCTATAAGAAGAATCCACTTTGGAAAATCTATAAGTAGAATGTTTGATTTCTAA
- the amrS gene encoding AmmeMemoRadiSam system radical SAM enzyme: MPTVEAKYWEPLKSNKVRCILCPRSCIIPDGGQGFCLVRKNKGGKLYTSIYGEITSANYDPIEKKPLYHFYPGSVIFSIGTNGCNLDCKSCQNWEISRQETSRQLFTSEMAVEYARRYGSIGIAYTYNDPIIWFEYVKDTAKKIKEAGLVNVMVTNGNISIEALLELLPLIDAFNVDLKGMDEEYYLKFSSFPNPNVWKVCEEIKKAGKHLELTKLVVPGFDKFTPEYFERFGKWIAENLGKETPIHYSRFFPAYKLMNTPPTPVNVLDMAYDVTKEYLYYVYVGNVIEPERESTYCPQCGALLVRRVSYNVDVLFDSNGICPNCSRPVDFVF; the protein is encoded by the coding sequence ATGCCAACTGTTGAAGCCAAATACTGGGAGCCACTTAAATCCAACAAAGTAAGATGTATTCTATGTCCTCGGAGTTGCATTATTCCTGATGGAGGACAGGGATTTTGTCTTGTCAGAAAAAATAAAGGAGGAAAGCTCTACACGAGTATTTATGGAGAAATAACATCGGCAAACTATGATCCAATTGAAAAAAAGCCTCTTTATCACTTTTATCCAGGTTCTGTAATCTTCTCTATTGGAACAAACGGTTGCAACCTTGACTGCAAGTCCTGTCAAAACTGGGAAATATCAAGACAAGAAACTTCAAGACAATTATTTACTTCTGAAATGGCTGTTGAATATGCAAGACGTTATGGTTCCATAGGTATTGCTTATACCTATAACGACCCGATAATTTGGTTTGAATATGTAAAAGACACTGCTAAAAAAATAAAAGAGGCTGGACTTGTGAACGTAATGGTAACCAATGGAAACATAAGCATAGAGGCTCTCTTAGAGCTCTTACCTTTAATAGATGCTTTTAACGTTGACCTAAAGGGTATGGACGAAGAATACTATCTAAAGTTTTCTTCGTTTCCTAATCCAAATGTCTGGAAAGTTTGTGAAGAAATAAAGAAAGCAGGAAAGCATTTAGAATTAACAAAGTTAGTAGTTCCTGGTTTTGACAAGTTTACTCCTGAGTACTTTGAGAGATTTGGAAAGTGGATTGCTGAAAACCTTGGTAAAGAAACCCCAATTCACTATTCAAGATTCTTTCCTGCCTATAAACTGATGAATACTCCACCAACTCCCGTTAATGTCTTAGATATGGCATACGACGTTACAAAAGAATATCTCTACTATGTTTATGTTGGAAATGTTATTGAACCAGAAAGGGAATCTACCTACTGTCCACAGTGCGGAGCTCTTCTTGTTAGAAGAGTTAGTTACAATGTTGATGTTCTTTTTGATTCAAACGGTATATGTCCTAACTGTAGTAGACCAGTAGATTTTGTTTTCTAG
- a CDS encoding PulJ/GspJ family protein has protein sequence MKPAKGFTLIELLIAVSLTIFIITVSYSFFNFIEKSGKSSAKSSKLQSTIFPLFYVFLKDIESADQRYGTLSVKKDAEGNETLEFYTNSCYYFKGICRVKYWIYENREKKLHYLIRSEYKLNSTSLTGVDVPLTSKVKEFSVFFSKFGNWYDGIQGGKPSLVKVVLKFEKEGGELPLILKLRNQTFYL, from the coding sequence ATGAAGCCCGCTAAGGGTTTTACTTTAATTGAACTTTTAATAGCAGTATCTCTTACAATTTTTATTATTACTGTTTCTTATTCCTTTTTCAATTTTATAGAAAAATCTGGTAAATCTTCTGCTAAAAGCAGCAAACTTCAATCAACTATTTTTCCTCTTTTCTATGTTTTTTTAAAAGACATCGAATCTGCAGATCAGCGATATGGAACACTTTCTGTTAAGAAAGACGCTGAAGGAAATGAAACTTTAGAATTTTACACAAATTCTTGCTACTACTTTAAAGGAATATGCAGGGTAAAGTATTGGATATACGAAAACAGGGAGAAAAAACTACATTATCTAATAAGAAGCGAGTATAAGCTTAATTCTACATCTTTAACAGGTGTTGATGTTCCATTAACATCAAAAGTTAAAGAATTTAGTGTTTTCTTTTCAAAGTTTGGAAACTGGTACGATGGAATTCAAGGAGGAAAACCTTCTCTTGTTAAAGTTGTTCTTAAATTTGAAAAAGAGGGAGGAGAGCTCCCTCTTATACTTAAACTTAGAAATCAAACATTCTACTTATAG